One stretch of Thalassovita sp. DNA includes these proteins:
- a CDS encoding DUF808 domain-containing protein, protein MSGLLALMDDVAAIAKVAATSLDDVAAAAAKAGSKTAGVIIDDAAVTPKYVQGFAPARELPIIWKIARGSFFNKLVILLPLALLLSNFAPWLVTPLLMLGGSYLCFEGAEKVFHVLFPHGDKHIEADMSVKDPGHLEEEKVKGAIKTDFILSAEIMTISLAAIEVSNIYMEAATLALVGIMITIAVYGSVALIVKMDDVGLHLAQNASFGATKSFGRGLVKFMPVLMKLLSIIGTAAMLWVGGSIMIHGLYELGMPHPYKDIHNIAVSVASGVSENLHGFVEWAVTAFADGVLGLIWGLLLIPLATRVMGPLIGAFSGKKPAAH, encoded by the coding sequence ATGAGCGGTCTTCTGGCATTGATGGATGATGTGGCAGCGATTGCCAAAGTGGCGGCCACCAGTCTGGATGATGTCGCCGCCGCGGCTGCCAAGGCGGGATCCAAAACCGCCGGTGTGATCATCGATGATGCCGCTGTGACGCCGAAATACGTGCAGGGGTTTGCGCCCGCGCGCGAATTGCCGATCATCTGGAAGATTGCCCGCGGATCCTTCTTCAACAAGCTGGTGATCCTGTTGCCGCTGGCGCTCCTGTTGTCGAACTTCGCGCCCTGGCTGGTGACGCCGCTCTTGATGCTGGGCGGCAGCTACCTCTGTTTTGAAGGCGCTGAGAAAGTCTTCCACGTGCTCTTCCCGCATGGCGACAAACATATTGAGGCCGATATGTCGGTCAAAGATCCCGGTCATCTGGAAGAAGAAAAGGTCAAAGGCGCGATCAAGACCGACTTCATCCTCTCGGCCGAGATCATGACCATCTCGCTCGCCGCCATCGAGGTCTCCAACATCTATATGGAGGCCGCCACGCTGGCCCTTGTAGGCATCATGATCACCATCGCGGTTTATGGCTCGGTAGCGTTGATCGTAAAAATGGATGACGTCGGGCTGCACCTGGCCCAGAACGCCAGCTTTGGTGCGACCAAAAGCTTCGGCCGTGGTCTGGTCAAATTCATGCCGGTCCTGATGAAGCTCTTGTCGATCATCGGCACCGCCGCGATGCTCTGGGTGGGCGGGTCGATCATGATCCACGGGCTTTATGAGTTGGGCATGCCGCATCCCTACAAAGACATTCACAACATCGCCGTCTCGGTCGCCTCAGGCGTCTCGGAAAACCTGCACGGGTTTGTGGAATGGGCGGTCACCGCCTTTGCAGATGGCGTGCTGGGGCTGATCTGGGGGCTGTTGCTGATCCCGCTGGCCACCCGCGTGATGGGCCCGTTGATCGGCGCCTTTTCCGGCAAGAAACCCGCAGCGCATTGA